One stretch of Saccharopolyspora erythraea DNA includes these proteins:
- the thrB gene encoding homoserine kinase, protein MTAPAATSVEVTVPASTANLGSGFDALGMALSLYDVVRVDVVDGPPGSVRVEVEGQGAGVVPADGNHLVARMVHRTLRLLEVPAPALRLRCRNAIPHSRGLGSSAAAIVAGVAAGHALAGISARDPENAPAALQLAAEREGHADNAAASLFGGFVVAWCEEGRFRATRLEPHPDVVPVALVPATESATRTTRGLLPERVPHADAAFAAGRAALAVHALTSDPSLLLAATEDRLHQDYREPAWPETVALVRRLRAAGVPAAVSGAGPTVLALPGAGELPAGLDIAGFEVLRLPVDREGVRVTAKP, encoded by the coding sequence GTGACGGCCCCGGCCGCCACGTCGGTCGAGGTCACGGTCCCGGCGTCGACGGCGAACCTCGGTTCGGGTTTCGACGCCCTCGGGATGGCGCTGTCCCTGTACGACGTGGTGCGGGTCGACGTGGTCGACGGCCCGCCGGGGAGCGTCCGGGTCGAGGTCGAGGGGCAGGGCGCCGGGGTCGTCCCGGCGGACGGGAACCACCTCGTCGCCCGGATGGTGCACCGCACCCTGCGCCTGCTCGAGGTGCCCGCCCCGGCGCTGCGGCTGCGCTGCCGCAACGCCATCCCGCACTCCCGCGGTCTCGGCTCGTCGGCGGCGGCGATCGTCGCCGGCGTCGCCGCGGGACACGCGCTGGCCGGGATCAGCGCCCGGGACCCCGAAAACGCGCCCGCTGCCCTCCAGCTGGCGGCCGAGCGCGAGGGCCACGCCGACAACGCCGCGGCCAGCCTCTTCGGCGGGTTCGTCGTCGCGTGGTGCGAGGAGGGCCGGTTCCGCGCGACCCGGCTCGAACCGCACCCCGATGTCGTGCCGGTGGCACTGGTGCCCGCCACGGAGTCCGCGACGCGCACCACCCGCGGCCTGCTGCCGGAGCGGGTGCCGCACGCCGACGCTGCGTTCGCGGCGGGACGCGCCGCGCTCGCCGTGCACGCGCTGACCAGCGACCCGTCGCTGCTGCTGGCGGCCACCGAGGACCGCCTGCACCAGGACTACCGCGAGCCGGCGTGGCCCGAGACCGTCGCGCTCGTGCGCCGGCTGCGCGCCGCGGGGGTCCCGGCGGCCGTCTCGGGAGCCGGGCCGACCGTGCTGGCGTTGCCCGGAGCCGGTGAACTTCCCGCCGGTCTCGACATCGCAGGCTTCGAGGTGCTGCGTCTGCCGGTCGACCGCGAAGGCGTTCGCGTCACCGCCAAACCTTGA
- a CDS encoding homoserine dehydrogenase translates to MIEDREPIRVALLGCGTVGTEVLRLLQDQPEEFAARTGAPVQVTGVAVRRPHKHPGVPEHLITTDATALVEGDVDVVVELIGGIEPARSLLLTALRSGKSVVTANKALLAEYGSELYAAADASGADIYFEAAVAGAIPLLRPLRESLAGDRINRVMGIVNGTTNYILSAMDSTGAGYSETLDEAGRLGYAEADPTADVDGFDAAAKAAILASLAFHTRVTATDVHREGISAVSPGDIAAARSLDRTVKLLAICERVVDEDGTESVSARVHPAMIPRSHPLAGVGGAFNAVFVEAEAAGQLMFYGQGAGGAPTASAVLGDLVAVARNLVVAGKGPRESAHAQLPVRPMGGTPTRYHISLDVADKPGVLSQVAATFNEHDVSISVVRQQGRGDEASLVVVTHTAADAALKSTVDKIAQLEVVREVVSVMRVEGEPS, encoded by the coding sequence GTGATCGAGGACCGTGAACCGATCAGAGTCGCGCTGTTGGGGTGCGGCACGGTCGGTACCGAGGTGCTGCGTCTGCTTCAGGACCAGCCGGAGGAGTTCGCGGCGCGAACCGGGGCGCCGGTGCAGGTCACCGGGGTGGCGGTGCGCCGCCCGCACAAGCACCCCGGGGTGCCCGAGCACCTGATCACCACCGACGCCACGGCGCTGGTGGAGGGCGACGTCGACGTCGTGGTCGAGCTGATCGGCGGGATCGAGCCCGCCCGGTCGCTGCTGCTGACCGCGCTGAGGTCGGGCAAGTCGGTGGTCACGGCGAACAAGGCGCTGCTGGCCGAGTACGGCTCCGAGCTGTACGCGGCGGCCGACGCCTCCGGCGCCGACATCTACTTCGAGGCCGCGGTGGCGGGTGCGATCCCGCTGCTGCGCCCGCTGCGGGAGTCGCTGGCCGGCGACCGGATCAACCGCGTGATGGGCATCGTCAACGGCACCACCAACTACATCCTGTCGGCGATGGACTCCACCGGCGCCGGCTACTCCGAGACGCTGGACGAGGCGGGCAGGCTCGGCTACGCCGAGGCCGACCCGACCGCCGACGTCGACGGCTTCGACGCCGCGGCCAAGGCCGCCATCCTGGCCTCGCTGGCGTTCCACACCCGGGTCACCGCCACCGACGTGCACCGCGAGGGCATCTCCGCGGTCAGCCCCGGTGACATCGCGGCGGCCAGGTCGCTGGACCGCACCGTGAAGCTGCTGGCGATCTGCGAGCGGGTCGTCGACGAGGACGGCACCGAGTCGGTGTCGGCACGAGTGCACCCGGCGATGATCCCGCGCAGCCACCCGCTGGCGGGCGTCGGCGGCGCCTTCAACGCGGTGTTCGTGGAGGCCGAGGCCGCCGGGCAGCTCATGTTCTACGGGCAGGGCGCCGGCGGCGCCCCGACCGCGAGCGCCGTGCTCGGCGACCTGGTGGCCGTGGCCCGCAACCTGGTCGTGGCGGGCAAGGGGCCGCGCGAGTCGGCGCACGCCCAGCTGCCGGTTCGCCCGATGGGCGGCACCCCGACCCGCTACCACATCAGCCTCGACGTGGCCGACAAACCGGGTGTGCTCTCGCAGGTGGCGGCCACCTTCAACGAGCACGATGTGAGCATTTCCGTGGTCCGCCAGCAGGGCAGGGGGGACGAGGCCAGCCTCGTGGTCGTCACCCACACCGCGGCGGACGCGGCCTTGAAGTCCACAGTGGACAAGATCGCGCAGCTAGAGGTGGTGCGCGAGGTGGTCAGCGTGATGCGCGTGGAAGGTGAACCGTCGTGA
- the rpmE gene encoding 50S ribosomal protein L31, which yields MKSGIHPEYVTTQVNCGCGNSFTTRSTRKSGQITVEICSNCHPFYTGKQKILDTGGRVARFEARYGRRKK from the coding sequence TTGAAGTCTGGTATTCACCCCGAGTACGTGACCACCCAGGTCAACTGCGGTTGTGGTAACTCCTTCACCACGCGCAGCACCCGCAAGAGCGGTCAGATCACCGTCGAGATCTGCTCCAACTGCCACCCGTTCTACACGGGCAAGCAGAAGATCCTCGACACCGGTGGCCGCGTCGCCCGCTTCGAGGCCCGCTACGGCCGCCGCAAGAAGTAG
- the prfA gene encoding peptide chain release factor 1: protein METSKLDGLLAEYAELERRLADPEVHADQAGARKLGRRYAELTPIVRCSKELDQARSDLTTARELADEDPAFAEEAESLAESVPALEAKLTELLLPRDPHDASDVLLEVKSGEGGEESALFAGDLLRMYLRFAERQGWRTEVLDATESDLGGYKDATVAVKAKAGDTGPDGVWSKLKFEGGVHRVQRVPVTESQGRVHTSAAGVLVYPEPEEVEVEVDEKDLRVDVYRSSGPGGQSVNTTDSAVRITHLPTGIVVSCQNEKSQLQNKIRAIQVLRARLQALAEEEAEREASETRRSQVRTVDRSERIRTYNFPENRISDHRVNYKSYNLDQVLDGDLDGVLGALVAADRQERLATAE from the coding sequence GTGGAGACGTCCAAGCTCGATGGTCTGCTCGCCGAGTACGCGGAGTTGGAGCGGCGGCTGGCCGATCCCGAGGTGCACGCCGACCAGGCCGGTGCCCGCAAGCTGGGGCGCCGCTACGCCGAGCTGACCCCGATCGTGCGCTGCTCCAAGGAGCTCGACCAGGCCCGCTCGGATCTGACCACCGCCCGTGAGCTGGCCGACGAGGACCCCGCCTTCGCCGAGGAGGCCGAGTCGCTGGCCGAGTCGGTGCCCGCGCTGGAGGCCAAGCTCACAGAGCTGCTGCTGCCGCGCGACCCGCACGACGCTTCCGACGTGCTGCTCGAGGTCAAGTCCGGCGAGGGCGGCGAGGAGTCCGCGCTGTTCGCCGGTGACCTGCTGCGGATGTACCTGCGCTTCGCCGAGCGCCAGGGCTGGCGCACCGAGGTCCTGGACGCCACCGAGTCCGACCTCGGTGGCTACAAGGACGCGACGGTTGCGGTCAAGGCCAAGGCCGGCGACACCGGTCCCGACGGCGTCTGGTCGAAGCTGAAGTTCGAGGGCGGCGTGCACCGCGTCCAGCGGGTACCGGTCACCGAGTCGCAGGGCCGCGTGCACACCTCTGCGGCCGGTGTCCTGGTGTATCCGGAGCCGGAGGAGGTCGAGGTCGAGGTCGACGAGAAGGACCTGCGCGTCGACGTCTACCGCTCGTCCGGGCCCGGCGGGCAGAGCGTGAACACCACCGACTCCGCGGTGCGCATCACCCACCTGCCCACCGGCATCGTGGTGTCCTGCCAGAACGAGAAGTCGCAGCTGCAGAACAAGATCCGCGCCATCCAGGTGCTGCGCGCCCGCCTGCAGGCGCTGGCCGAGGAGGAGGCCGAGCGCGAGGCGTCCGAGACGCGCCGCAGCCAGGTGCGCACGGTGGACCGCTCCGAGCGCATCCGCACCTACAACTTCCCCGAGAACCGGATCTCCGACCACCGGGTGAACTACAAGTCCTACAACCTCGACCAGGTCCTGGACGGCGACCTGGACGGCGTGCTCGGCGCGCTCGTGGCGGCCGACCGCCAGGAGCGGCTGGCCACCGCCGAGTGA
- a CDS encoding DUF3105 domain-containing protein — MANGKKNKAVRSARGSVVQQRSIPWVLIAGVTVVLIIAGVVFGYVGMRAVDKQALAVFTPSQQNPDPSKAIPGVQLANYPAQQHVTQAQRVAYDQTPPFGGPHDGIWADCTGVVYPQPVRTENMVHSLEHGAVWIAYDPAKVDAAGVEELSKRVEGKPYTMMSPYPGIDSPISVQSWGHRLKVDKADDQRIDQFITALRQNGFGVYPEIGGSCQAYPGAFDTLNPPPFDPTPAPPGSVPMDGTGSQQAPGEMGAGQ; from the coding sequence ATGGCGAACGGGAAGAAGAACAAGGCGGTTCGCAGCGCACGCGGGTCGGTGGTGCAGCAGCGCTCGATCCCATGGGTGCTCATCGCCGGCGTGACAGTGGTGCTCATCATCGCCGGAGTGGTGTTCGGCTACGTCGGCATGCGAGCCGTGGACAAGCAGGCCCTGGCGGTGTTCACGCCCTCACAGCAGAACCCCGATCCATCCAAGGCGATCCCCGGGGTGCAGCTCGCCAACTACCCCGCCCAGCAGCACGTCACCCAGGCGCAGCGGGTGGCCTACGACCAGACCCCGCCGTTCGGCGGCCCCCACGACGGCATCTGGGCCGACTGCACCGGCGTGGTGTACCCGCAGCCGGTGCGCACCGAGAACATGGTCCACTCGCTGGAGCACGGAGCGGTCTGGATCGCCTACGACCCGGCGAAGGTCGACGCGGCAGGCGTCGAGGAGCTCAGCAAGCGGGTCGAGGGCAAGCCGTACACGATGATGTCGCCCTACCCCGGCATCGACAGCCCCATCTCGGTGCAGTCGTGGGGCCACCGGCTCAAGGTCGACAAGGCCGACGACCAGCGGATCGACCAGTTCATCACCGCCCTGCGGCAGAACGGCTTCGGCGTCTACCCCGAGATCGGCGGCTCCTGCCAGGCCTACCCCGGCGCGTTCGACACCCTCAACCCGCCGCCGTTCGACCCCACCCCGGCGCCGCCGGGCTCGGTCCCCATGGACGGCACCGGCTCGCAGCAGGCGCCCGGTGAGATGGGGGCCGGTCAGTGA
- the thrC gene encoding threonine synthase, whose protein sequence is MTSNIQGARAGWPGLIEAYRDRVPVPDGARVVTLQEGNTPLVPAHHLSELTGCEVHLKVEGANPTGSFKDRGMTVAITHALAEGSKAVICASTGNTSASAAAYASRAGLTSAVLVPQGKIAMGKLAQAVVHGAKILQVQGNFDDCLELARKTAAEHPVTLVNSVNPVRLEGQKTAAFEICDVLGTAPDVHCLPVGNAGNITAYWKGYDEYARDGVISATPAMFGFQAAGAAPLVHGQPVSSPETIATAIRVGSPASWHGAVAAKDASGGLFAAVTDEQILAAYRLLASREGVFVEPASASSVAGLLATVEDGRMPPGSRVVCTVTGHGLKDPDTALSGMVEVEPLPVDPGAVATALELA, encoded by the coding sequence GTGACTTCGAACATCCAGGGCGCGCGTGCCGGGTGGCCCGGTCTCATCGAGGCCTACCGGGACCGCGTCCCGGTCCCCGACGGTGCGCGCGTGGTGACCCTCCAGGAGGGCAACACCCCGCTGGTGCCCGCCCACCACCTCTCGGAGCTGACCGGCTGCGAGGTCCACCTCAAGGTCGAGGGCGCCAACCCGACCGGTTCGTTCAAGGACCGGGGGATGACGGTGGCCATCACGCACGCCCTCGCCGAGGGCAGCAAGGCCGTCATCTGCGCCTCCACCGGCAACACCTCGGCGTCGGCGGCCGCCTACGCCTCGCGCGCCGGGCTCACCTCGGCGGTGCTGGTGCCGCAGGGCAAGATCGCGATGGGCAAGCTCGCCCAGGCGGTCGTGCACGGCGCGAAGATCCTCCAGGTGCAGGGCAACTTCGACGACTGCCTCGAGCTGGCCCGCAAGACCGCCGCCGAGCACCCGGTGACCCTGGTCAACTCGGTCAACCCGGTCCGGCTGGAGGGTCAGAAGACCGCCGCCTTCGAGATCTGCGACGTGCTGGGCACCGCCCCCGACGTGCACTGCCTGCCGGTCGGCAACGCCGGCAACATCACCGCCTACTGGAAGGGCTACGACGAGTACGCCCGCGACGGGGTCATCTCCGCCACGCCCGCCATGTTCGGCTTCCAGGCCGCCGGTGCGGCGCCGCTGGTGCACGGCCAGCCGGTGTCCAGCCCCGAGACGATCGCGACCGCGATCCGGGTCGGCAGCCCCGCCTCCTGGCACGGCGCGGTGGCCGCGAAGGATGCCTCGGGCGGCCTGTTCGCGGCCGTGACCGACGAGCAGATCCTGGCCGCCTACCGGCTGCTGGCCTCCCGCGAGGGCGTCTTCGTCGAGCCCGCGTCGGCCTCCAGCGTCGCCGGGCTGCTGGCCACCGTCGAGGACGGCCGGATGCCCCCGGGCTCGCGCGTGGTGTGCACGGTGACCGGGCACGGTCTAAAGGACCCGGACACGGCGCTGTCGGGCATGGTCGAGGTCGAGCCGCTGCCGGTGGACCCCGGCGCCGTCGCGACGGCGCTGGAGCTGGCGTGA
- the rho gene encoding transcription termination factor Rho: protein MSNTELLSSEAANGVAQAGRQESEQSGTGSETNGTPRRRGGLSGMVLAELRQLAGELGIDTAGLRKGDLIAAIKERQGGAAPQRSRGTKKPSQAAEDSAQAKAHQPALDESDADSKQRDTEQAAEPATNGAAPSRGRGRRQQAADASGDDESRRSNNRRRRSSGRAGGAQEDERGGQGGQERSERGERQDRGERQDRGDRQDRGDRQDRNNARQQQDNRQDDGDDDGGRRRGRRFRDRRRNRGRAEGGGSEPEVREDDVLLPVAGILDVLENYAFVRTSGYLAGPNDVYVSLSLVRKYGLRRGDAIKGVIRQPREGEQQRQKFNPLVRVDAINGLEPDAAKGRSEFHKLTPLYPNERLRLETEPHNLTGRIIDLVMPVGKGQRALIVSPPKAGKTMVLQAIANAITTNNPECHLMVVLADERPEEVTDMQRSVKGEVIASTFDRPPSDHTTVAELSIERAKRLVEMGHDVVVLLDSITRLGRAYNLAAPASGRILSGGVDSTALYPPKRFLGAARNIENGGSLTIFATALVETGSTMDTVIFEEFKGTGNAELKLDRKLADKRLFPAVDVDASSTRKDEILLSPDELAVTHKLRRVLAALDAQQALELLQDRLRKSRTNIEFLMQVAKTTPGKDED from the coding sequence GTGAGCAACACCGAACTGTTGAGCAGCGAAGCGGCCAACGGCGTCGCTCAAGCTGGCCGGCAGGAATCCGAGCAGTCGGGCACCGGTTCCGAGACCAACGGGACCCCGCGCCGACGCGGCGGACTTTCCGGCATGGTTCTCGCTGAGCTGCGCCAACTCGCGGGGGAACTGGGCATCGACACGGCCGGCCTGCGCAAGGGCGACCTGATCGCGGCCATCAAGGAGCGGCAGGGCGGCGCGGCCCCGCAGCGGTCGCGCGGCACCAAGAAGCCCAGCCAGGCCGCCGAGGACAGCGCCCAGGCCAAGGCCCACCAGCCCGCACTGGACGAGAGCGACGCCGACAGCAAGCAGCGCGACACCGAGCAGGCGGCCGAGCCGGCCACCAACGGTGCCGCGCCGTCCCGGGGACGTGGGCGCCGTCAGCAGGCCGCCGACGCCTCGGGCGACGACGAGAGCCGGCGTTCCAACAACCGCCGCAGGCGCTCCTCCGGGCGGGCCGGCGGTGCGCAGGAGGACGAGCGCGGTGGCCAGGGCGGCCAGGAGCGCTCCGAGCGCGGTGAGCGCCAGGACCGGGGCGAGCGTCAGGACCGCGGCGACCGTCAGGACCGCGGTGACCGTCAGGACCGCAACAACGCCAGGCAGCAGCAGGACAACCGGCAGGACGACGGCGACGACGACGGCGGCCGCAGGCGCGGGCGCCGGTTCCGCGACCGCCGCCGCAACCGCGGGCGCGCGGAGGGCGGCGGCAGCGAGCCGGAGGTCCGCGAGGACGACGTGTTGCTCCCGGTCGCGGGCATCCTCGACGTGCTGGAGAACTACGCCTTCGTGCGAACCTCCGGCTACCTGGCGGGGCCGAACGACGTCTACGTCTCGCTGTCGCTGGTCCGCAAGTACGGGCTGCGGCGCGGCGACGCCATCAAGGGCGTCATCCGCCAGCCCCGCGAGGGCGAGCAGCAGCGGCAGAAGTTCAACCCGCTGGTGCGCGTCGACGCCATCAACGGCCTGGAGCCCGACGCGGCCAAGGGCCGGTCGGAGTTCCACAAGCTGACCCCGCTCTACCCGAACGAGCGGCTGCGCCTGGAGACCGAGCCGCACAACCTGACCGGCCGGATCATCGACCTGGTGATGCCCGTCGGCAAGGGGCAGCGGGCGCTGATCGTCTCGCCGCCGAAGGCGGGCAAGACGATGGTGCTGCAGGCGATCGCCAACGCGATCACCACCAACAACCCCGAGTGCCACCTGATGGTCGTCCTCGCCGACGAGCGTCCGGAAGAGGTCACCGACATGCAGCGGTCGGTGAAGGGCGAGGTCATCGCCTCCACCTTCGACCGTCCGCCGTCGGACCACACGACCGTGGCCGAGCTGTCCATCGAGCGGGCCAAGCGCCTGGTGGAGATGGGCCACGACGTGGTCGTGCTGCTCGACTCCATCACCCGGCTGGGCCGCGCCTACAACCTGGCGGCCCCGGCCTCGGGCCGGATCCTCTCCGGTGGTGTCGACTCGACCGCGCTGTACCCGCCGAAGCGGTTCCTGGGCGCGGCGCGCAACATCGAGAACGGCGGCTCGCTGACGATCTTCGCCACGGCGCTGGTGGAGACCGGCTCGACCATGGACACCGTGATCTTCGAGGAGTTCAAGGGCACCGGCAACGCCGAGCTCAAGCTGGACCGCAAGCTGGCCGACAAGCGGCTGTTCCCTGCGGTCGACGTGGACGCCTCCAGCACCCGCAAGGACGAGATCCTGCTCTCGCCCGACGAGCTGGCGGTCACCCACAAGCTGCGCCGGGTGCTGGCCGCGCTCGACGCCCAGCAGGCCCTGGAACTGCTCCAGGACCGGCTGCGCAAGTCGCGGACCAACATCGAGTTCCTGATGCAGGTCGCCAAGACCACGCCGGGCAAGGACGAGGACTGA
- the argS gene encoding arginine--tRNA ligase, producing the protein MTPAALAELVRNTAVDVLSSRDLDTSVIPAAVTVERPRNPEHGDYATNIAMQVAKKAGVAPRDLAGWLAGALTGQDGIESVEVAGPGFLNLRLAADAQAQIVREVLGATDAYGRGAKFQGLKVNLEFVSANPTGPIHLGGTRWAAVGDALGRTLSAQGAEVTREYYFNDAGAQIDRFVRSLIAAARGEDAPEDGYGGAYIGEIASQVLEAEPGALELPEAERHETFRRVGVDLMFDEIKRSLHDFGVDFDVYFHEDSLHASGAVEKSVEQLKQSGHLYFADGAWWLKSTEFGDDKDRVLIKSDGTTAYIAGDVAYLRDKRNRGFDLCIYMLGADHHGYIPRLKAAAAAFDDDPDAVEVLIGQMVNLVKDGKPVRMSKRAGTVVRLEDLVDAVGVDAARYSLIRSSVDSAVDIDLDLITKRSNENPVFYVQYAHARLSSLQRNAASLGIDRGPVADADLSLLTHEREGDLIRTLGEYPRVVRSAAELREPHRIARYLEDLASAYHKFYDACRVLQPGDDQATPLTIARLQLCEAARQVLANGLGLLGVSAPEQM; encoded by the coding sequence GTGACTCCCGCCGCGCTCGCTGAACTGGTCCGCAACACCGCCGTCGATGTGCTCTCCAGCCGTGACCTGGACACATCCGTGATCCCGGCCGCGGTGACGGTCGAGCGACCCCGCAACCCGGAGCACGGCGACTACGCGACCAACATCGCGATGCAGGTGGCCAAGAAGGCCGGCGTGGCCCCCCGCGACCTGGCCGGCTGGCTGGCCGGGGCGCTGACCGGCCAGGACGGCATCGAGTCCGTCGAGGTCGCAGGCCCCGGCTTCCTGAACCTGCGGCTGGCCGCCGACGCGCAGGCCCAGATCGTGCGCGAGGTGCTCGGCGCCACCGACGCCTACGGCCGCGGTGCGAAGTTCCAGGGCCTGAAGGTCAACCTGGAGTTCGTATCGGCCAACCCGACCGGCCCGATCCACCTGGGCGGCACCCGCTGGGCCGCCGTCGGCGACGCGCTGGGCCGCACGCTCTCGGCGCAGGGCGCCGAGGTGACCCGCGAGTACTACTTCAACGACGCAGGCGCGCAGATCGACCGGTTCGTCCGCTCGCTGATCGCCGCCGCGCGCGGCGAGGACGCACCCGAGGACGGCTACGGCGGCGCCTACATCGGTGAGATCGCCTCCCAGGTCCTCGAGGCCGAGCCTGGTGCGCTGGAGCTGCCGGAGGCCGAGCGGCACGAGACGTTTCGCCGGGTCGGCGTCGACCTGATGTTCGACGAGATCAAGCGGAGCCTGCACGACTTCGGCGTCGACTTCGACGTCTACTTCCACGAGGACTCGCTGCACGCCTCCGGCGCGGTCGAGAAGTCCGTGGAGCAGCTCAAGCAGTCCGGCCACCTCTACTTCGCCGACGGCGCCTGGTGGCTGAAGTCGACCGAGTTCGGCGACGACAAGGACCGGGTGCTGATCAAGAGCGACGGCACCACCGCCTACATCGCCGGTGACGTGGCCTACCTGCGCGACAAGCGCAACCGCGGCTTCGACCTGTGCATCTACATGCTGGGTGCCGACCACCACGGCTACATCCCCCGCCTGAAGGCCGCCGCCGCGGCCTTCGACGACGACCCCGACGCCGTCGAGGTCCTCATCGGCCAGATGGTCAACCTGGTCAAGGACGGCAAACCGGTGCGGATGAGCAAGCGCGCGGGCACCGTCGTCAGGCTGGAGGACCTCGTCGACGCCGTCGGCGTCGACGCCGCGCGCTACTCGCTGATCCGGTCGTCGGTGGACTCCGCAGTGGACATCGACCTCGACCTGATCACCAAGCGTTCCAACGAGAACCCCGTCTTCTACGTGCAGTACGCGCATGCGCGGCTATCGTCGCTGCAGCGCAACGCCGCCTCCCTGGGCATCGACCGGGGACCGGTGGCCGACGCCGACCTCTCGCTTCTCACCCACGAACGCGAGGGCGACCTGATCCGCACCCTGGGCGAGTACCCGCGAGTGGTGCGGTCGGCGGCCGAACTGCGGGAGCCGCACCGGATCGCCCGGTACCTGGAGGACCTGGCCAGCGCGTACCACAAGTTCTACGACGCCTGCCGAGTCCTGCAGCCGGGTGACGACCAGGCCACCCCGCTGACGATCGCCCGGCTCCAGTTGTGCGAGGCGGCCCGGCAGGTGCTCGCCAACGGCCTCGGCCTGCTCGGGGTCAGCGCACCGGAACAGATGTAA
- the lysA gene encoding diaminopimelate decarboxylase: MRAHPAGPRHADVVPPGNTAGPVPATTDDLDRLHPHVWPRNAARAADGSTGFAGVDVRDLAEEYGTPLFVLDEDDFRSRCADYAGAFGDPASVHYASKAFLCTEVARWVAEEGLSLDVCSGGELNVALRAEFPPERITLHGNNKSVAELTAAVEAGVGAVVLDSYHEIARLEHIARERGVRQDVMIRVTVGVEAHTHEFIATAHEDQKFGFSLTSGQAAEAVGRVLKAESLRLVGLHSHIGSQIFDDDGFELAAHRVIRLLAKLQEEHGAEALSTVSTVDLGGGLGIAYTAEDDPLPPAELAARLTEIVRKECENAGLEAPRIAVEPGRAIAGPGTVTVYEVGTIKDVALDGGLQRRYVSVDGGMSDNIRTSLYDAVYDCRLVSRRAEARAVLSRIVGKHCESGDVVVRDCWLPEDIAPGDLVAVAATGAYCYVMASNYNRLPKPAVVAVRDGQARLLLRRETEDDLLRLEV, encoded by the coding sequence ATGCGCGCCCATCCGGCCGGGCCACGGCACGCGGATGTCGTGCCCCCCGGCAACACCGCGGGCCCGGTGCCCGCCACCACCGACGACCTCGACCGGCTGCACCCGCACGTGTGGCCGCGCAACGCCGCCCGCGCGGCCGACGGCAGCACCGGCTTCGCCGGTGTCGACGTCCGCGACCTCGCCGAGGAGTACGGGACACCGCTGTTCGTGCTCGACGAGGACGACTTCCGCTCCCGCTGCGCGGACTACGCGGGAGCCTTCGGGGACCCGGCGTCGGTCCACTACGCGTCAAAGGCCTTCCTGTGCACCGAGGTCGCCAGGTGGGTGGCCGAGGAGGGCCTGAGCCTGGACGTGTGCAGCGGCGGCGAGCTGAACGTCGCGCTGCGCGCGGAGTTCCCGCCGGAGCGGATCACGTTGCACGGCAACAACAAGTCGGTCGCGGAGCTGACCGCGGCGGTCGAGGCCGGGGTCGGTGCGGTGGTCCTCGACTCCTACCACGAGATCGCGCGGCTGGAGCACATCGCCCGCGAGCGCGGGGTCCGCCAGGACGTGATGATCCGGGTGACCGTGGGCGTCGAGGCGCACACCCACGAGTTCATCGCGACCGCGCACGAGGACCAGAAGTTCGGTTTCTCGCTGACCTCCGGGCAGGCGGCCGAGGCCGTCGGCCGGGTGCTCAAGGCCGAGTCGCTGCGACTGGTCGGCCTGCACAGCCACATCGGTTCGCAGATCTTCGACGACGACGGCTTCGAGCTGGCCGCGCACCGGGTGATCCGGCTGCTGGCGAAGCTGCAGGAGGAGCACGGCGCCGAAGCGCTCTCCACTGTGTCCACTGTGGATCTCGGTGGCGGTCTCGGCATCGCCTACACCGCCGAGGACGACCCGCTGCCCCCGGCCGAGCTCGCCGCCCGGCTGACCGAGATCGTGCGCAAGGAGTGCGAGAACGCAGGGCTGGAGGCGCCCAGGATCGCCGTCGAGCCCGGTCGCGCGATCGCCGGTCCGGGCACCGTGACGGTCTACGAGGTCGGAACGATCAAGGACGTGGCGCTCGACGGCGGCCTCCAGCGCCGCTACGTCAGCGTCGACGGCGGCATGAGCGACAACATCCGCACCTCGCTCTACGACGCCGTCTACGACTGCCGGCTGGTGTCCCGCCGGGCCGAGGCGCGGGCCGTGCTGTCCCGCATCGTGGGCAAACACTGTGAGTCCGGTGACGTAGTGGTGCGAGACTGCTGGCTCCCGGAGGACATTGCTCCGGGCGACCTGGTCGCGGTGGCCGCGACCGGCGCGTACTGCTACGTGATGGCCAGCAACTACAACCGCCTGCCCAAGCCCGCCGTCGTCGCGGTCCGGGACGGCCAGGCGCGGTTGCTGCTGCGCAGGGAGACCGAGGACGACCTGCTCCGGCTGGAGGTGTGA